One Polaribacter sp. SA4-12 genomic window carries:
- a CDS encoding Arc family DNA binding domain-containing protein, whose product MAKKKAFALRVNEDMIKAIEKWAADEFRSTNGQIEWMLMQALKNAKREPKKKEE is encoded by the coding sequence ATGGCAAAGAAAAAAGCTTTCGCATTGCGAGTTAATGAAGACATGATAAAAGCTATTGAAAAATGGGCTGCAGACGAATTCCGTTCTACAAACGGACAAATCGAATGGATGCTTATGCAAGCTCTTAAAAATGCAAAAAGAGAGCCTAAAAAGAAAGAAGAATAA
- a CDS encoding DUF4177 domain-containing protein, protein MKEYKVINWKMGLTRNNEKLEDTLNQHAREGWVLKHMAENSTRIVFEREKNR, encoded by the coding sequence ATGAAAGAATATAAAGTAATAAATTGGAAAATGGGGTTGACAAGAAACAATGAAAAACTTGAAGACACATTAAACCAACACGCTAGAGAAGGTTGGGTTTTAAAACACATGGCAGAAAACTCTACTAGAATTGTTTTTGAAAGAGAAAAAAACAGATAA
- a CDS encoding WD40/YVTN/BNR-like repeat-containing protein, which translates to MKKLFTLLFLGATSLLFSQELSMDLVKNMKPRNIGPGGMSGRVTSIDVVESNPEIMYVGTASGGIWKSTSGGTTWKPIFEKELTASIGAVEIQQSNPSVIWAGTGEGNPRNSLNGGFGIYKSLDAGKTWQSMGLEKTRHIHRVIIDPTNPNIVYVAAIGSPWGEHKERGVYKTVDGGKSWKQILFTNIKSGAADLIMDPTNPNKLIATMWEHKRDPWFFKSGGTGSGLYITHNGGENWKQITEKEGFPKGELGRIGVAIAPNNPEIIYALVEAKKNALYKSEDGGFKWQKINDKPGIGNRPFYYSEIYVDPQNENRLYTVFTYINVSQDGGKNFKQLMPAYNANNGVHPDHHAWWIHPTNGKFMIDGNDGGLNITKDGGKSWRFIGNIPVAQFYHINVDNEYPYNVYGGMQDNGSWRGPAYVWKTQGIRNSYWQEISFGDGFDVIPDKDDSRYGWSMSQQGFVSRYDYKTGNNYGVKPTHKDANVKLRFNWNAAINIDPFDNSTLYFGSQFVHKSTDKGLTWNVISPDLSTNNPEKLKQAESGGLTMDATGAENHCTILVIEPTVLEKDVLWAATDDGQVHITKNGGTSWTNVAKNIKDLPANSWITQIKASNKNKGEALLVANDYRRFNYTPYAYRTKNYGKSWQRIVDENDLQSYALCIIEDPINKNLLFLGTDDGLYISINSGEKWTKWTNGFPTVPVKDLVIHPRENDLIIGTFGRAAWVLDDIKPLRTIANGNIASKQLELFEPPIAYQAATQQPTGSRFGADAIYQGENRKRGAIISYYINKPEDEIKEKGDKKQDTNNSKINKIKYDSIKLEIFDGLKKIRTLKFKTPKENGIHKTTWSLRERGVARASRTIRKSRKEPSGVTVKPGTYKLKMTFGDAISEQNIKVEFDPRLQISETAINQKYNASKELEKQQEKIASIVKQLVESKNIATSIKAELSKEEKEKYKSEIKSSTDIIKKIDDLIALYLGKVDKRQGITRNPEITVNQRFSLARRYVGSRFSEQTSTEKTLINQFKEELKKALEQTNTFYKSDWKTYRLHVEKIKISPFKETTIYSINE; encoded by the coding sequence ATGAAAAAACTATTCACACTCCTTTTTTTAGGTGCTACTTCCCTACTCTTTTCTCAAGAACTTTCTATGGATTTGGTAAAAAACATGAAACCAAGAAATATTGGTCCTGGAGGAATGTCTGGTCGTGTAACTTCTATAGATGTTGTAGAAAGTAATCCTGAAATTATGTATGTTGGCACAGCTTCAGGTGGAATTTGGAAATCTACTTCTGGTGGAACAACTTGGAAACCTATTTTCGAAAAAGAGTTAACAGCCTCTATTGGTGCTGTTGAAATTCAGCAATCAAACCCAAGTGTAATTTGGGCAGGAACTGGTGAAGGAAACCCACGAAATAGTTTAAATGGTGGTTTTGGTATTTATAAATCTTTAGATGCTGGTAAAACTTGGCAATCGATGGGATTAGAAAAAACACGCCATATTCATCGTGTAATTATCGATCCAACAAATCCTAATATTGTGTATGTTGCCGCAATTGGTTCTCCTTGGGGAGAGCATAAAGAACGTGGTGTTTATAAAACTGTTGATGGTGGAAAATCTTGGAAACAAATATTATTTACAAACATAAAATCTGGAGCTGCAGATTTAATTATGGATCCAACAAATCCTAATAAATTAATTGCTACAATGTGGGAACACAAACGTGATCCTTGGTTTTTTAAATCTGGCGGAACAGGAAGTGGCTTATACATTACACATAATGGAGGAGAAAATTGGAAACAAATAACAGAAAAAGAAGGTTTTCCTAAAGGTGAATTAGGTAGAATTGGAGTTGCAATTGCGCCCAATAATCCTGAAATAATTTATGCTTTGGTTGAAGCTAAGAAAAATGCACTTTACAAAAGTGAAGATGGTGGTTTTAAATGGCAAAAAATAAATGACAAACCCGGTATTGGAAATCGTCCTTTTTATTATTCAGAAATTTATGTAGATCCACAGAATGAAAATAGATTATATACCGTTTTTACCTATATAAATGTTTCTCAAGATGGCGGAAAAAACTTCAAACAATTAATGCCTGCTTATAATGCAAATAATGGAGTGCATCCAGATCATCATGCTTGGTGGATTCATCCAACAAATGGTAAATTTATGATTGATGGAAATGACGGTGGATTGAATATTACAAAAGACGGTGGTAAATCTTGGCGTTTTATTGGTAACATTCCTGTGGCACAATTTTATCACATAAATGTGGATAATGAATATCCTTATAACGTTTATGGAGGAATGCAAGATAATGGTTCTTGGAGAGGTCCTGCTTATGTTTGGAAAACACAAGGAATTCGTAATTCTTACTGGCAAGAAATTAGTTTTGGCGATGGTTTTGATGTGATTCCAGATAAAGACGACTCAAGATATGGATGGTCAATGAGTCAGCAAGGTTTTGTTTCTCGTTACGATTATAAAACAGGAAATAATTACGGTGTAAAACCAACTCATAAAGATGCGAATGTAAAATTACGTTTCAATTGGAATGCTGCAATTAACATAGATCCTTTTGATAATTCTACTCTATATTTCGGAAGTCAGTTTGTACATAAATCTACTGATAAAGGTTTAACTTGGAATGTTATTTCACCTGATTTATCAACCAATAATCCAGAAAAATTAAAACAAGCAGAAAGTGGTGGTTTAACGATGGATGCAACAGGAGCGGAAAATCATTGTACTATTTTAGTAATTGAACCGACAGTTTTAGAGAAAGATGTTTTATGGGCTGCAACAGATGATGGACAAGTTCACATCACTAAAAACGGCGGTACTAGTTGGACTAATGTTGCTAAAAACATAAAAGATTTACCTGCTAATAGTTGGATTACTCAGATAAAAGCATCAAACAAAAACAAAGGTGAAGCTTTATTAGTCGCTAATGATTACAGACGTTTTAATTATACGCCTTATGCATACAGAACAAAAAATTATGGTAAATCTTGGCAACGCATTGTAGATGAGAACGATTTACAAAGTTATGCTCTGTGTATTATAGAAGACCCAATCAATAAAAACTTACTATTCTTAGGAACAGATGATGGTTTATACATTTCTATAAATTCAGGAGAAAAATGGACAAAGTGGACGAATGGTTTTCCTACAGTTCCTGTTAAAGATTTAGTAATTCATCCAAGAGAAAATGATTTAATTATTGGAACTTTTGGTAGAGCTGCTTGGGTTTTAGATGATATTAAGCCTTTAAGAACTATTGCGAATGGTAATATTGCTTCTAAACAATTAGAGTTGTTTGAACCTCCAATAGCCTATCAAGCAGCAACACAACAACCAACTGGAAGTAGATTTGGAGCAGATGCAATTTACCAAGGAGAGAACAGAAAAAGAGGTGCAATTATTTCTTATTATATAAATAAACCTGAAGATGAAATAAAAGAAAAAGGAGACAAGAAACAAGACACTAATAACTCTAAAATAAATAAAATTAAATACGATTCTATTAAACTTGAAATTTTTGACGGTTTGAAAAAGATTAGAACTCTAAAATTTAAAACACCTAAAGAAAACGGAATTCACAAAACAACTTGGTCTTTAAGAGAAAGAGGAGTTGCAAGAGCGTCTAGAACTATTAGAAAATCGAGAAAAGAGCCTTCTGGAGTTACTGTAAAACCTGGAACATATAAATTGAAGATGACTTTTGGTGATGCTATTTCTGAACAAAATATTAAAGTTGAGTTTGACCCAAGGTTACAGATTTCAGAAACTGCAATTAATCAGAAATATAATGCTAGCAAAGAACTTGAAAAACAGCAAGAGAAAATAGCGAGCATTGTAAAACAATTAGTTGAAAGTAAAAATATAGCCACTTCTATAAAAGCTGAATTATCTAAAGAAGAAAAAGAGAAGTATAAAAGCGAGATAAAGTCATCAACAGACATTATTAAAAAAATTGATGATTTAATTGCTCTTTATTTAGGTAAGGTTGATAAAAGACAAGGAATCACTAGAAATCCAGAAATTACAGTTAACCAACGTTTTTCTTTAGCAAGACGTTATGTTGGTTCTAGATTTAGTGAACAAACTTCTACTGAAAAGACATTAATAAATCAATTTAAAGAGGAGTTAAAAAAAGCTTTAGAGCAAACAAATACTTTTTACAAATCAGATTGGAAAACCTATAGACTACATGTTGAAAAAATTAAAATTTCACCATTTAAAGAAACTACAATTTATAGTATCAACGAATAA
- a CDS encoding DUF819 family protein, with product MTAPIITNDAIVFGILMLSLGFVFYTESKTSGFWQKFHKIVPGLFMAYLIPAIFTTAGIISPEWETINTAGETVHGESQLYYVSSRFLLPAALVLMTLSIDLKAIFNLGSKALIMFFTGTVGIIIGGPIAILLISIFSPETVGGADFDAVWRGLSTLAGSWIGGGANQTAMLEIYQYNPQKYGGMVFVDIVVANIWMAILLIGIGKKDKIDKWLGADTSAIEDLKKKVSAFSQKTKRNPSLTDLMIMLAIAFGTVGFGHFAALHLSTFFENLVAGIESGTWRNIFTFLGSGFFWLISISTIVAIILSFTKAKNYEGAGASKLGSIFIYVLVATIGMKMDLAMIFDNLGLIAIGLVWMTIHAGLLILVAKLIKAPYFFLAVGSQANVGGAASAPIVAQAFHPSLATVGVLLAVFGYAIGTVGAILCTILLELSATL from the coding sequence ATGACAGCACCTATTATTACAAATGATGCAATAGTTTTTGGGATTTTAATGTTATCACTCGGATTCGTTTTCTATACAGAAAGCAAAACCAGTGGTTTCTGGCAAAAATTTCACAAAATTGTTCCTGGTTTATTTATGGCGTATTTAATACCTGCAATTTTTACAACAGCAGGAATTATATCCCCAGAATGGGAAACGATAAATACTGCTGGAGAAACTGTACACGGTGAATCGCAGCTTTATTATGTTTCTAGTCGTTTTTTATTACCCGCAGCATTAGTCTTAATGACTTTAAGTATTGATTTAAAAGCTATTTTTAACTTAGGTTCTAAGGCTTTAATTATGTTTTTTACAGGAACTGTAGGAATTATAATTGGTGGTCCGATTGCTATTTTATTAATTTCAATTTTCTCACCAGAAACAGTTGGTGGAGCAGATTTTGATGCTGTTTGGAGAGGGCTTTCTACACTTGCAGGAAGTTGGATTGGTGGTGGAGCAAACCAAACTGCTATGTTAGAAATTTATCAATACAATCCTCAAAAATATGGAGGAATGGTATTTGTTGATATCGTTGTTGCTAATATTTGGATGGCTATTTTATTAATAGGAATTGGTAAAAAAGATAAAATTGATAAATGGCTTGGTGCTGACACTTCTGCTATTGAAGATTTAAAGAAAAAAGTATCTGCCTTTTCTCAAAAAACAAAAAGAAACCCTTCATTAACCGATTTGATGATTATGTTAGCAATAGCATTTGGTACCGTTGGTTTTGGGCATTTCGCAGCATTACATTTAAGTACGTTTTTCGAGAATTTAGTTGCTGGTATTGAATCAGGAACTTGGAGAAATATCTTTACCTTTTTAGGTTCTGGTTTCTTCTGGTTGATTAGTATTTCTACAATTGTAGCTATTATTTTATCGTTTACAAAAGCAAAGAATTATGAAGGTGCAGGTGCTAGTAAATTAGGGAGTATCTTTATTTACGTTTTGGTAGCAACTATTGGTATGAAAATGGATTTAGCAATGATTTTTGACAATTTAGGTTTAATTGCTATTGGTCTTGTTTGGATGACAATACATGCAGGATTATTAATTTTAGTTGCCAAACTAATTAAAGCTCCGTATTTTTTCTTAGCTGTAGGTAGTCAGGCAAATGTTGGTGGAGCAGCTTCTGCACCAATTGTAGCACAAGCTTTTCATCCATCTTTAGCAACTGTGGGTGTTTTATTAGCCGTTTTTGGTTATGCTATAGGGACTGTAGGAGCAATTCTATGTACCATTTTATTAGAATTATCAGCTACACTTTAA